Proteins encoded by one window of Glycine soja cultivar W05 chromosome 15, ASM419377v2, whole genome shotgun sequence:
- the LOC114388260 gene encoding G-type lectin S-receptor-like serine/threonine-protein kinase At1g34300, with translation MSTTTYSGIGDRSGSGNSNNSGSEGIVIAVVIVVILVKIGLFIWLVPKCMKRFQVIHYSKSSLKEATDKQFMTLTMDKFLNDMEREKPIRFTDQQLRIATDNYSFLLGSGGFGVVYKGSFSNGTIVAVKVLRGSSDKRIDEQFMAEVGTIGKVHHFNLVRLYGFCFERHLRALVYEYMVNGALEKYLFHENTTLSFEKLHEIAVGTARGIAYLHEECQQRIIHYDIKPGNILLDRNFCPKVADFGLAKLCNRDNTHISMTGGRGTPGYAAPELWLPFPVTHKCDVYSFGMLLFEIIGRRRNHNINLPESQVWFPMWVWERFDAENVEDLISACGIEDQNREIAERIVKVALSCVQYKPEARPIMSVVVKMLEGSVEVPKPLNPFQHLIDWTPPPTDPVQASQTNTDTSICSDSSELVAKSVHVVATPVMTKYEIELASA, from the exons ATGTCCACCACCACCTACAGCGGGATAGGTGACCGTTCCGGGTCTGGCAATTCCAACAATTCTGGGTCTGAAGGAATTGTAATTGCTGTTGTCATAG TTGTGATTCTTGTGAAGATAGGTCTTTTCATTTGGTTAGTGCCCAAATGCATGAAAAGATTTCAGGTTATTCATTATTCAAAATCGTCGCTTAAAGAAGCAACAGACAAACAATTTATGACACTCACAATGGATAAATTTCTGAATGACATGGAAAGGGAGAAGCCAATAAGGTTCACTGATCAGCAGCTAAGGATTGCTACTGATAACTACTCTTTTCTTTTGGGGTCAGGAGGTTTTGGAGTTGTTTATAAAGGAAGTTTCAGCAACGGAACCATCGTAGCCGTGAAAGTTCTACGTGGGAGTTCTGACAAGAGAATTGATGAGCAGTTTATGGCAGAAGTGGGTACCATTGGAAAAGTCCATCATTTTAATCTAGTTCGTCTATATGGGTTTTGCTTCGAAAGACACTTGAGAGCACTGGTTTACGAGTACATGGTGAATGGTGCACTCGAGAAGTACCTGTTTCACGAAAACACAACCTTATCATTCGAAAAGCTTCATGAGATCGCAGTTGGTACTGCGAGAGGCATTGCTTACTTACATGAAGAGTGCCAACAGAGAATAATCCACTACGACATTAAACCGGGAAATATTCTCTTGGACAGAAACTTCTGTCCTAAAGTTGCTGATTTTGGTTTGGCCAAGCTTTGCAACAGGGACAATACTCATATAAGCATGACTGGGGGCAGGGGGACTCCTGGTTATGCCGCACCTGAGCTTTGGTTGCCATTTCCTGTAACTCACAAGTGTGACGTTTACAGCTTCGGCATGCTGCTATTTGAAATCATTGGCAGGAGAAGAAACCATAACATTAACCTTCCAGAAAGTCAGGTGTGGTTTCCAATGTGGGTTTGGGAAAGATTTGATGCCGAAAATGTGGAGGATTTGATAAGTGCCTGTGGGATAGAGGATCAAAATAGGGAGATTGCAGAAAGAATTGTTAAGGTAGCTCTGTCATGTGTTCAGTATAAGCCAGAAGCAAGACCTATAATGAGTGTTGTGGTGAAAATGTTGGAAGGTTCTGTTGAAGTTCCAAAACCTCTGAACCCATTTCAACACCTGATTGATTGGACTCCTCCTCCCACTGATCCGGTCCAAGCATCGCAGACCAATACCGATACAAGTATTTGTTCCGACTCTTCGGAGTTGGTAGCCAAATCTGTCCACGTAGTTGCCACGCCTGTTATGACCAAGTACGAGATTGAATTAGCCTCTGCCTAA